The following coding sequences lie in one Primulina huaijiensis isolate GDHJ02 chromosome 2, ASM1229523v2, whole genome shotgun sequence genomic window:
- the LOC140960621 gene encoding dof zinc finger protein DOF5.7-like, with product MSPDNKSLAAGKDECQGSTGRRNTMARSQEPALKCPRCDSTNTKFCYYNNYNLTQPRHFCKTCRRYWTKGGALRNVPIGGGSRKTKKLKSSQRVPGDSNGPSGNIGGFKFFQNISPAMDFQFGGLNLPRLHSTNRSLFNQFASFEHISSSSDAISSSHFLNLNPSAGVNSPVLGFSSATDPGFQEMGALNISSNLASSIESMSCINQDLHWKLQQQRLNMLFTEDSQKVNSTTLQLASNIEVPMSVHRPQPILFQNLDSSKQDSYGIGTSRKEGDLSTEWFFDNSYATVTPTPAAGGSHGNNHENTSHSWSGVQAWSSDLTQYSALP from the coding sequence ATGTCGCCGGATAACAAATCACTAGCTGCCGGAAAAGATGAGTGCCAGGGCTCCACCGGCCGGAGAAACACCATGGCACGGTCTCAAGAGCCGGCTCTCAAGTGCCCGAGATGCGATTCAACCAACACCAAATTTTGCTACTACAACAACTACAACCTTACACAGCCTAGGCATTTCTGCAAGACATGTAGAAGGTACTGGACCAAAGGAGGGGCCCTTCGCAACGTCCCGATCGGAGGTGGCAGCCGGAAAACCAAGAAACTGAAGTCTTCTCAAAGGGTTCCGGGGGATTCAAACGGGCCGTCCGGTAATATTGGTGGGTTCAAATTCTTTCAGAATATTTCACCGGCCATGGATTTTCAGTTCGGAGGGTTGAATTTACCTAGGCTCCACTCGACAAATCGCAGCCTTTTCAACCAGTTCGCATCTTTTGAACACATATCAAGCAGTTCTGATGCAATTTCTTCAAGCCATTTTCTTAATCTCAACCCTTCAGCAGGTGTTAATTCTCCTGTACTTGGATTCAGCAGCGCTACTGATCCAGGGTTTCAAGAAATGGGAGCTTTGAACATTAGCAGCAATCTTGCATCTTCAATCGAATCAATGAGTTGTATAAACCAAGACCTTCACTGGAAGTTGCAGCAACAGAGATTGAACATGCTGTTTACTGAAGATAGTCAGAAAGTGAACAGCACAACACTCCAATTGGCTTCAAACATTGAAGTGCCAATGAGTGTTCACAGACCACAGCCCATTTTATTCCAAAATCTTGATAGTTCAAAGCAAGATTCTTATGGAATTGGAACTTCAAGAAAAGAAGGTGACTTGTCAACTGAATGGTTCTTTGATAATTCTTATGCAACTGTGACTCCAACTCCAGCAGCAGGTGGAAGCCATGGAAATAATCATGAGAACACAAGCCATTCTTGGAGTGGAGTTCAAGCATGGAGTTCTGACTTGACTCAGTACAGTGCATTGCCCTAA
- the LOC140970972 gene encoding AP2-like ethylene-responsive transcription factor AIL7: MAPENKWLSFSLQSSVDQMLNPSSQSADSHHFYSFSDNFYANVENQQLVSYMDSSQVQQPPKLEDFFGGDSTETQDSSLTHVYNHNHHTGGSALAAAYYFSHGEPQELNNITGFQAFSGNSGSEVDDTSFGGQIQSSVESGNELATYSQFPFTATTNALSLGVSSKSALCTENNSSKAIVSVDSDSSKKISDTFGQRTSIYRGVTRHRWTGRYEAHLWDNSCRREGQARKGRQVYLGGYDKEEKAARAYDLAALKYWGSTATTNFPISNYTKEIEDMKNETKQEFIASLRRKSSGFSRGASIYRGVTRHHQQGRWQARIGRVAGNKDLYLGTFATEEEAAEAYDIAAIKFRGVNAVTNFEMNRYDVEAISKSSLPIGGAAKRLKLSLESEETQPISNILQTPPSCSNSSSSISFASTPTASSIPCGIPFDTSVPFYHHNYFQHLQTSNSVGMDSSARASSMATPMPFMSSQPEFFIWPHQSY; this comes from the exons ATGGCACCAGAAAACAAATGGCTGTCGTTCTCCCTGCAATCTTCGGTGGATCAAATGCTCAACCCTTCTTCGCAGTCTGCTGACTCTCACCATTTCTACTCCTTTTCTGATAATTTCTATGCCAATG TTGAAAATCAGCAACTTGTAAGCTACATGGATTCATCGCAAGTGCAGCAGCCGCCGAAGCTGGAAGATTTTTTCGGAGGAGACTCAACGGAAACGCAAGATTCAAGTTTGACTCACGTATACAACCACAACCACCACACTGGAGGCAGCGCATTAGCCGCGGCCTACTACTTCAGCCATGGAGAGCCGCAAGAACTCAATAACATTACTGGGTTTCAGGCATTCTCTGGAAACTCGGGCTCCGAAGTGGACGACACGTCGTTCGGAGGACAAATTCAGTCGTCGGTCGAATCGGGAAACGAACTCGCGACCTATTCGCAGTTCCCTTTTACTGCTACAACTAATGCTTTATCTTTAGGAGTTAGTAGTAAGAGTGCTTTGTGCACTGAGAATAACAGCAGCAAAGCCATTGTTTCTGTTGATTCTGATAGTTCCAAGAAAATTTCTGATACTTTTGGTCAAAGAACTTCGATCTACAGAGGCGTTACTAG ACATAGATGGACAGGAAGATATGAAGCGCATCTATGGGATAACAGCTGTAGAAGGGAAGGCCAAGCAAGAAAAGGGCGTCAAG TTTACTTGG GTGGTTATGACAAAGAAGAGAAAGCGGCACGGGCGTATGATTTGGCAGCTTTGAAATATTGGGGTTCTACGGCTACTACGAACTTCCCG ATCTCCAATTATACTAAAGAAATAGAGGACATGAAGAATGAGACGAAACAAGAATTCATTGCATCACTTCGAAG GAAAAGCAGTGGGTTCTCGAGAGGAGCATCCATCTATCGGGGTGTTACCAG GCATCATCAACAAGGCCGATGGCAAGCAAGGATTGGTCGAGTTGCAGGGAATAAAGATCTATACCTCGGTACATTCG CAACTGAGGAGGAGGCAGCTGAGGCATATGACATAGCTGCAATAAAGTTCAGAGGAGTAAATGCAGTGACTAATTTTGAGATGAACCGATATGATGTGGAAGCCATCTCGAAGAGCTCTCTCCCCATTGGAGGAGCCGCAAAACGGCTGAAACTCTCTCTCGAATCTGAAGAAACACAACCTATAAGCAACATCCTTCAAACTCCACCATCCTgcagcaacagcagcagcagcatcagttTCGCCTCAACCCCAACTGCTTCCAGCATCCCTTGTGGCATCCCATTCGACACTTCAGTGCCCTTCTATCATCACAATTACTTTCAACACCTCCAAACAAGCAATTCAGTCGGGATGGACTCGTCTGCCAGAGCCTCGTCCATGGCAACTCCGATGCCTTTTATGTCATCCCAACCGGAGTTCTTCATTTGGCCTCACCAGTCCTATTAA
- the LOC140970973 gene encoding kinase-interacting protein 1-like, with the protein MLQRAANNAYSWWWASHIRTKQSKWLDQSLLDMEEKVQNMLKLIEEDGDSFAKRAEMYYKRRPELITSVEEAYKAFRALADRYDLLSKELQNANHTIATVFPEQVQFAMDEDDESVSAKMTKNSQIPDIGNAPNAPKAPIKDLKGLITTASKQLQANKLSKTNKVVQKSGLTKEEAVEEIDKLQKDILALQTVKEFARSTYESGLSKYWGIENQIMEMQQNICRLQDEFNVDTVIEDDEARTLMAEAALKSCQETLIQLQDKQERSAIEAREESLKIEAAHGRLESLKKEFLNDGTNEEKMNDNDMISNFEDESQSSTIDVVEVIQEMESVEASSVKLREDLESLTVTEMAEKIDKLVNKVITLETVVSSQTVLINTLRTEADDLHSQIQRLEDEKVTLINSTHILTTRLKEMEEKLRKLQDLNKNLESQNRNLQTNFADARNSLDHLSEKLSSIKPDEEQEETSSVQDESAMPSPGGGEKFLNNSKTEGTVDVKEIDTTVEGTKSSGKSSTKKTVTFLDQKQKEQILVDHSDDLINARAKENVEKEEELNWQQMLLTGMEDREKILLKEYTTILRNYKDVKKKLGDMEKQERDSQFDIIVQMRELKDAVAKRDEEIHRLRQKLNLLQENKDITVDYVPDERGVKPEAGGDDLQENSLINKEGDIKLVFIDRTSPISAVEEKLRMDIDAILDENLDFWLRFSTAFHQIQKFKTEVQDLQDEILKLLEKKMQVGSVTTEQKSEVRPIYKHLREIQTELTVWLEQSVSLKDEQKRRFASLCSIQEEITKALKEGVEGEEIRFSSHQAAKFQGEILNMKQENNKVRDELQAGLDHVSTLQLDIEKSLRKLNEEFGICGDQQQLKQAMSRSRIPLRSFIFGTKLKKQKHSILSCMHPNRRFPLMRGGTHS; encoded by the exons ATGTTGCAGAGAGCCGCAAACAATGCGTATTCATGGTGGTGGGCTAGTCACATTCGGACCAAGCAATCGAAATGGCTGGATCAAAGCCTTCTGG ATATGGAAGAGAAGGTGCAAAACATGCTGAAGCTCATAGAAGAAGATGGAGATTCCTTTGCCAAGAGAGCCGAGATGTACTACAAGAGGAGGCCAGAGCTTATAACATCTGTAGAAGAAGCTTACAAGGCTTTTCGAGCATTGGCAGATCGTTACGACCTCTTATCCAAAGAACTTCAAAATGCCAACCATACAATTGCCACTGTTTTCCCAGAACAGGTTCAGTTTGCAATGGACGAAGATGATGAATCAGTCTCAGCAAAAATGACCAAGAATTCACAAATACCAGATATAGGAAACGCTCCAAATGCTCCAAAGGCACCCATTAAAGATCTAAAAGGCCTGATAACCACAGCTTCGAAACAATTGCAAGctaataaattatcaaaaacTAATAAAGTTGTTCAAAAATCTGGTttaaccaaggaagaagctgTTGAAGAGATTGATAAGCTTCAGAAAGATATTCTAGCATTACAAACTGTTAAAGAGTTTGCTAGAAGTACATACGAAAGTGGGCTTTCGAAGTATTGGGGGATTGAAAACCAGATAATGGAAATGCAACAAAATATTTGCAGGTTGCAGGATGAATTTAACGTGGATACAGTTATCGAGGATGATGAAGCTCGGACGTTGATGGCTGAGGCAGCCCTTAAATCGTGTCAAGAAACATTGATTCAGTTGCAGGATAAACAAGAAAGGTCTGCCATTGAGGCGAGAGAGGAGTCCCTGAAGATCGAAGCTGCTCACGGGCGACTAGAGTCCCTTAAGAAAGAGTTTCTGAATGATGGGACTAATGAGGAAAAGATGAATGACAACGATATGATTTCAAACTTTGAGGATGAATCGCAAAGCTCGACTATAGATGTGGTTGAAGTGATCCAAGAGATGGAGAGTGTCGAGGCATCATCGGTAAAACTTAGAGAAGATTTGGAATCTCTTACGGTGACAGAAATGGCAGAGAAGAtcgacaagcttgtgaacaagGTGATCACCCTGGAAACTGTGGTATCGTCTCAAACGGTCCTTATCAACACCTTGAGAACAGAAGCCGACGATCTCCATTCACAGATTCAGAGATTGGAAGATGAGAAGGTGACCCTGATTAATAGCACGCACATTTTGACCACCAGGTTAAAAGAAATGGAGGAAAAGTTGCGGAAGCTTCAGGATCTGAACAAGAATTTGGAAAGCCAGAACAGAAATCTACAAACAAATTTTGCTGATGCCCGTAATAGTCTTGATCACTTGTCTGAGAAATTAAGCAGCATCAAGCCAGATGAAGAGCAAGAGGAGACAAGTTCGGTTCAAGATGAGTCAGCTATGCCAAGTCCAGGTGGCGGTGAAAAATTCTTGAATAATTCGAAAACAGAAGGCACGGTGGACGTAAAAGAAATTGATACGACCGTTGAAGGCACAAAGTCGTCAGGTAAAAGCTCAACTAAAAAAACCGTCACATTCTTGGATCAGAAACAGAAGGAACAAATCCTGGTGGATCATTCGGATGATCTTATAAATGCTCGAGCAAAAGAAAATGTGGAGAAAGAAGAAGAGCTCAACTGGCAGCAGATGCTCTTGACAGGAATGGAGGATAGGGAGAAAATTCTGCTGAAAGAGTATACCAcgattttaagaaattataaggATGTCAAGAAGAAGCTCGGTGACATGGAGAAACAAGAGAGGGATAGCCAATTTGATATCATTGTGCAAATGAGAGAGCTGAAGGATGCTGTAGCAAAAAGAGATGAAGAAATTCATCGCCTTCGCCAAAAACTAAACCTTCTTCAAGAAAATAAGGACATCACGGTAGATTATGTTCCAGACGAACGTGGCGTTAAACCCGAGGCTGGAGGTGATGACCTTCAAGAAAATTCCTTAATAAACAAGGAAGGTGATATCAAATTAGTTTTTATCGATAGAACTTCACCCATCTCAGCAGTTGAAGAAAAGCTTCGTATGGACATTGATGCAATACTGGACGAGAATTTAGATTTCTGGTTAAGATTCAGCACCGCGTTTCATCAGATTCAGAAATTCAAAACTGAAGTTCAGGATCTGCAGGATGAAATACTGAAACTTCTAGAGAAGAAGATGCAGGTGGGAAGTGTTACAACCGAGCAAAAATCAGAAGTCCGGCCAATCTACAAGCACCTAAGGGAAATTCAAACCGAGCTAACTGTTTGGTTGGAACAAAGTGTGTCTTTAAAAGATGAACAGAAACGAAGATTTGCATCATTATGCAGCATTCAAGAGGAGATTACCAAAGCGCTGAAAGAAGGTGTTGAAGGAGAAGAAATCCGATTTAGTAGCCATCAAGCTGCAAAATTCCAAGGAGAAATCTTGAACATGAAACAAGAGAATAACAAGGTTCGGGATGAACTACAAGCTGGTCTTGATCATGTTAGCACGCTGCAACTTGATATCGAAAAATCGCTAAGAAAGTTGAATGAAGAGTTTGGGATCTGTGGTGATCAACAGCAACTGAAGCAGGCCATGAGCAGGTCGCGAATCCCTTTACGATCATTTATTTTTGGAACCAAACTGAAGAAGCAGAAGCATTCTATTTTATCTTGTATGCATCCAAATAGAAGATTCCCTCTCATGAGAGGTGGTACACATTCATAA
- the LOC140970974 gene encoding MLO-like protein 8, translated as MAGEAGASRNLDQTPTWAVSGVCAIIIIISIALEKILHKVGAWLTARHKRALYEALEKVKAELMVLGFISLILVFCQYYIADICIPVHVADTMLPCSAGDIKKNTENPKRRLLSYERRVLAASKEPSCDDGHVSLISVKGLHQIHILIFFLAVFHVAYSAITMGLGKLKTRRWKQWEQETSSHDYEFTHDSSRFRLTHETSFVRAHTSFWTRIPFFFYIGCFFRQFFRSVSKSDYLTLRNGFIAVHLAPGSKFNFQKYIKRSLEDDYKTVVGVSPILWASFCVFLLINVSGWKALFWASLVPLVIILAVGTKLQAILTKMALEIIERHAVVQGIPLVQGSDKYFWFGRPQLVLQLIHFALFQNAFQITYFLWIWYEYGISSCFHDDIGFVIAKVALGVALLFFCSYITLPLYALVAQMGSHMKKSIFDEQTSAALKNWRHMAVKKKHGGKPGSSPTRTLGDGSMSPDISSMGSALRHKTTIDHSTRSSGYDASDLEDEPASAALAATSSLIIRVDRDDKDNNTSLNKTENFSFGKPAAEK; from the exons ATGGCGGGCGAGGCGGGTGCATCCAGAAATCTTGATCAGACTCCAACATGGGCTGTTTCTGGTGTTTGTGCAATCATTATAATCATCTCTATCGCCCTCGAAAAGATCCTCCACAAAGTCGGagcg TGGTTAACGGCGAGACACAAAAGAGCTCTTTATGAGGCATTGGAGAAGGTCAAAGCCG AGTTGATGGTACTCGGTTTCATTTCTCTAATCCTCGTATTCTGCCAATACTATATTGCTGACATATGCATACCGGTTCACGTCGCTGACACGATGTTGCCCTGTTCTGCGGGGGACATAAAGAAGAATACAGAAAATCCAAAACGTAGACTCTTGTCATATGAGCGAAGAGTTTTGGCCGCGAGTAAAGAGCCTTCTTGCGACGAT GGGCATGTCTCGCTTATATCAGTGAAAGGACTGCATCAGATACACATCCTTATCTTCTTTTTAGCAGTGTTTCATGTTGCTTATAGTGCGATTACTATGGGGCTTGGAAAACTTAAG ACTCGTCGATGGAAGCAATGGGAGCAGGAGACTTCATCCCATGACTACGAATTTACGCATG ATTCTTCAAGATTCAGGCTTACACATGAAACGTCTTTCGTAAGGGCCCACACAAGTTTCTGGACGAGGATTCCCTTCTTCTTCTATATT GGATGCTTCTTTCGACAATTTTTTCGCTCTGTCAGCAAATCTGACTACTTGACGCTGCGCAATGGGTTCATTGCT GTTCATTTGGCACCTGGAAGTAAATTCAACTTCCAAAAATACATAAAACGATCGCTTGAGGATGATTACAAGACCGTAGTGGGAGTAAG TCCAATATTGTGGGCATCGTTTTGTGTGTTCCTTCTCATAAATGTTAGCG GGTGGAAGGCACTTTTTTGGGCATCGTTAGTTCCTTTAGTA ATAATCTTAGCTGTTGGAACGAAGCTGCAAGCTATTTTGACGAAGATGGCACTTGAAATAATAGAGAGGCATGCAGTAGTCCAAGGCATACCTCTTGTGCAGGgctcagataaatatttttggttTGGTCGTCCCCAGTTGGTGCTGCAGCTTATACACTTTGCATTGTTTCAG AACGCCTTCCAAATCACATACTTTTTATGGATTTGG TATGAATATGGTATCTCATCTTGCTTCCACGATGACATCGGGTTTGTGATTGCGAAAGTTGCATTGGG GGTGGCACTCCTGTTCTTCTGCAGCTACATTACGCTGCCTTTATACGCCCTTGTCGCTCAG aTGGGCTCGCACATGAAGAAATCCATATTCGACGAGCAGACATCAGCCGCGCTCAAGAATTGGCGGCACATGGCAGTTAAGAAAAAGCACGGGGGCAAACCAGGAAGTTCACCAACACGAACACTAGGAGATGGGAGCATGAGCCCAGATATCTCATCAATGGGTTCCGCCTTGCGTCACAAAACGACTATTGACCACTCCACACGTTCATCTGGATACGATGCATCTGATCTTGAAGATGAACCTGCATCAGCAGCATTAGCAGCAACGTCAAGTTTAATTATACGAGTGGACCGTGATGATAAAGATAACAACACAAGTTTAAATAAAACGGAAAACTTTTCATTTGGGAAGCCTGCTGCTGAGAAATGA
- the LOC140970975 gene encoding uncharacterized protein, translating to MAVSFTRLSWLWLGVKEKEQVSNGSLANSLNSLSDWGLGLRGEPESLKFNSVRGVDKRVPSSSRKVKKKWKSREERSRRIDEEYDVVLVPSDGVGLSGSESDDSDWSIGWLEPHAPNFQSDDEADGSFAVLVPCYRHDCKNLEENSEEPGVPFLSAIKNVPNGYSAVSEGKKYMEQWLSSLQNF from the exons ATGGCTGTTTCTTTCACTAGATTGTCGTGGCTATGGTTGGGTGTTAAAGAAAAAGAGCAAGTATCGAATGGATCACTTGCTAattcattaaattcattaagTGATTGGGGTTTGGGATTGAGAGGAGAACCAGAAAGCTTGAAGTTTAACTCGGTGAGGGGGGTCGATAAAAGAGTGCCGTCTTCGAGTAGGAAAGTGAAGAAGAAATGGAAGAGCAGGGAGGAGAGGAGCAGGAGGATTGATGAGGAATATGATGTGGTGTTGGTGCCATCTGATGGGGTTGGTCTGTCGGGATCGGAGTCGGATGATTCGGACTGGTCGATCGGGTGGCTAGAGCCACATGCCCCCAATTTCCAGAGTGATGATGAGGCTGATGGTAGCTTTGCTGTGTTAGTTCCTTGCTACAGGCATGATTGCAAGAATTTAGAGGAGAATAGTGAGGAGCCTGGTGTTCCATTCTTGAGTGCCATTAAGAACGTTCCAAATGGTTATTCTGCTG TTTCAGAAGGCAAGAAGTACATGGAGCAATGGCTTTCATCTCTTCAGAATTTTTGA
- the LOC140970976 gene encoding uncharacterized protein At4g38062-like, whose protein sequence is MEEVCKELDEAKAEIERLREQYRVKVEVADSLKIVHIDQISKAKDASSKLDQLARELSEKEEEIFTAKQKNEELGSQLIEKESILRNLTSLHDKLRVDLKGNVQKREHENEMLGLALDVANAKNMEQERQICSLKEEIERVKSVLDGSQKKCSGLADRVKECEQENNLLGLALDDANSKNMDQERQICSLEDEIKGIRSILACSQKCSVSGDKVKEFKDEFFDLEEKNRKFEDQLKWKKEQFGHLEEAHQKLRNEFRMREKEWEKDKAALLGDISSLQLNLDSEIRISKDFQNRLEMCNQALAHAESKRKLLEIQLLESRTSFDNVCCEYKEAKSELEHLTNQTAQEIANMRSTLRTKEVLYKEMEYQLKKVEQEKQELMVCLKEIREDQIREAGRFSSSSKLRNKLRSLEQVHKECSENLKAKESEWLIEMEKLTAQLMLCKSELKDKDVALNEVKMELEACDSLILNLELMNQETSLMLLVLRSEFFEARLRLSDIQASADHRNNCIEDNICGLVEKLEAKEAALKLVCSKLEEEREKVAVFSERVQILEGLQVPLQNEIDKLEKTLKESSICQLNSEEKVLQLQGDLAEIRDALDRTNEELNDKLFEANKLEFEMKIWRSIAEQLEANHKENYKLRREMEASLLAHTEVEVKLKQEKESNLLAEKDKEIDHLQKRLAESTKVEEIADSSFQNVEMYQKERHNVEQEWVKKEFEGAVLAQVDAEKTHEHEKQTLHQLVEEREERIYNLQQLVASLEHEFESSTASFSSMLSHMQEEMNIFHESWEKIKTADVLKEMEIQEKNLMIMELENGLIDIEKKIQEIQLAAAASSENKDLVDAMGCFLDRIKNQTSEDNQLMENLRTMVQSMDIEIPETRLNGDDEEDDSKENIDINCFFSSFSMKKAECVERSPLRAFNN, encoded by the coding sequence ATGGAGGAGGTTTGTAAAGAGCTAGATGAGGCTAAAGCTGAGATTGAAAGGCTTAGGGAACAATACCGCGTTAAAGTAGAAGTAGCTGACAGTTTGAAAATAGTCCACATTGACCAGATAAGCAAGGCTAAGGATGCAAGTTCCAAGTTGGATCAACTAGCTCGAGAGTTAAGTGAAAAGGAAGAAGAAATTTTTACTGCAAAGCAGAAAAATGAAGAGCTTGGGTCTCAGTTGATAGAGAAAGAGTCAATTCTCAGGAATCTTACTTCTTTGCACGATAAACTCCGCGTTGATCTTAAGGGGAATGTTCAGAAGCGTGAACACGAGAATGAGATGCTGGGATTGGCTCTGGACGTTGCAAATGCCAAGAATATGGAGCAAGAACGACAAATTTGTTCGCTTAAAGAAGAGATTGAAAGGGTAAAGAGCGTCCTAGATGGTTCACAAAAGAAGTGTTCAGGATTGGCCGATCGAGTAAAGGAGTGTGAACAAGAGAACAACTTACTGGGATTGGCTTTAGATGATGCAAATTCCAAAAATATGGATCAAGAACGGCAAATTTGTTCGCTAGAAGATGAAATCAAAGGTATTAGGAGCATTCTTGCCTGTTCACAGAAGTGTTCAGTATCAGGGGATAAAGTCAAAGAGtttaaagatgagttttttGATTTGGAGGAGAAAAATAGGAAGTTCGAAGATCAGCTAAAATGGAAGAAAGAGCAATTTGGTCATTTAGAAGAAGCTCATCAGAAGCTTCGTAACGAGTTTAGAATGAGAGAAAAGGAGTGGGAAAAGGATAAAGCTGCACTTCTTGGTGACATCTCTTCATTACAATTAAACTTGGACTCTGAAATTAGAATTTCTAAAGATTTTCAGAACCGACTTGAGATGTGTAACCAGGCTCTAGCTCATGCAGAAAGTAAGAGAAAGCTTTTGGAGATTCAACTCTTAGAATCCAGGACAAGTTTTGACAATGTTTGCTGTGAATACAAGGAAGCCAAGTCAGAACTCGAGCATTTGACTAATCAAACCGCCCAAGAGATAGCAAATATGAGGAGCACGTTGAGAACAAAGGAGGTGCTTTACAAAGAGATGGAGTACCAGCTCAAAAAAGTGGAGCAAGAGAAGCAAGAGTTGATGGTTTGCCTTAAAGAAATCCGAGAAGATCAAATTCGTGAGGCGGGAAGATTTTCTTCCTCTTCTAAGCTTCGAAACAAGCTCAGATCCTTGGAACAGGTTCACAAGGAGTGTTCAGAAAATCTTAAAGCCAAAGAATCTGAGTGGCTTATCGAAATGGAGAAGTTAACGGCACAATTAATGCTCTGTAAATCGGAGTTGAAAGACAAGGACGTGGCATTGAATGAGGTTAAAATGGAACTTGAAGCTTGTGATTCTTTGATTCTAAACTTGGAGTTGATGAATCAGGAGACTTCTCTGATGCTATTGGTTTTGAGATCAGAATTTTTTGAGGCCCGACTCAGGCTTTCTGATATTCAAGCTTCTGCTGATCATAGAAACAACTGCATCGAGGATAACATATGTGGTCTGGTCGAAAAATTGGAAGCAAAGGAGGCTGCTCTTAAGCTGGTTTGTAGCAAACTTGAGGAGGAACGTGAGAAGGTGGCAGTTTTTTCAGAAAgggttcaaattcttgaaggTCTGCAAGTTCCTCTGCAGAATGAGATCGATAAGCTCGAAAAAACCCTCAAAGAATCATCAATTTGTCAACTAAATTCAGAGGAAAAAGTGTTGCAATTACAAGGTGACTTGGCCGAGATTCGTGATGCTCTGGATAGGACAAATGAAGAGCTGAATGATAAGCTTTTTGAAGCAAATAAactcgaatttgaaatgaagatATGGAGATCGATTGCTGAGCAGTTGGAagcaaaccacaaagaaaactaTAAACTACGTAGAGAAATGGAAGCTTCTCTGCTCGCACATACTGAGGTAGAGGTTAAActtaaacaagaaaaagaaagcaATCTACTTGCTGAGAAGGACAAAGAAATTGACCATCTTCAGAAACGACTCGCTGAGAGCACAAAGGTTGAAGAAATAGCAGATAGTTCATTTCAGAATGTGGAGATGTATCAGAAAGAACGGCACAATGTGGAGCAAGAGTGGGTCAAAAAAGAATTCGAAGGAGCTGTTCTTGCTCAAGTTGATGCAGAAAAAACCCACGAGCACGAAAAACAAACGCTTCACCAGCTTGTAGAAGAGAGAGAGGAGAGAATATACAATCTGCAGCAGCTTGTTGCATCATTGGAACATGAGTTTGAAAGCTCAACCGCGTCTTTTTCATCAATGCTATCACATATGCAAGAAGAGATGAACATTTTCCACGAATCGTGGGAAAAGATCAAGACAGCTGACGTTCTGAAGGAGATGGAGATTCAAGAGAAGAATCTGATGATCATGGAACTTGAAAATGGTTTGATCGACATCGAAAAGAAAATACAAGAAATCCAGCTTGCTGCAGCAGCATCATCAGAGAACAAAGATTTGGTGGATGCGATGGGATGTTTTCTTGATAGAATCAAGAATCAAACTTCGGAAGATAACCAATTAATGGAAAATCTGAGAACGATGGTTCAAAGTATGGACATAGAAATTCCGGAAACGAGATTAAAtggtgatgatgaagaagacgATTCAAAAGAGAACATAGATATTAATTGTTTCTTCTCTTCCTTTTCGATGAAGAAAGCTGAATGTGTTGAACGATCACCCTTGAGAGCTTTTAACAATTAA